Below is a genomic region from Tepidiforma bonchosmolovskayae.
TCGCCCGCGAACGGCTCGGCGCAGCGCTCGTCGCGATCCGCTGCGCGGCCCCGCTGCTCGAACGTGCCGGCGGCGGCCCGGTCGCCATCGTCCGCCACCCCGCACCCGCCACCGCCGCCCCGGCGCTGATCGATGCCGCCCTCGCACAGCTGCCCGCCGCCCTGGAGGCCGAGCTCGCCGGGCGCCCGCTCCGCCTGGCCGCCCTCGACGCCGCCAGCGACCCCGCTGCCGCCTTCCTCCCGCTTCTCGCCTGATTCCGCCCTGCCGCCTGCCGGTCTCCCGCAGCGCCCGCAGCGCCGCTGTGCCGCGCTTGCCTCACACGATCTGAAGTTCAGAATCAAATTTCTCAAGTGCTACATTGACTGTCTTGCGCGAGTAGGCAAGAATGGCACTCGGGGCCGCTGCCCCCGGGAGACCCGCCATGTTCGACCTCAACCTCTGGTTCATCGCCGCCTTCAGCGACCACTACGTCGACAGCCGCCGTGCCTCGGCCGCGCGCTACCGCCTGGGGCGTCCCGGGCCCATGCCCGCTATGATCGGCCGGTGCGCCGTGGCGCTTCGTCGCGCTGCTGCCGCCCTCGAGGCCTGGGCAGCCGGCAGCGCCGCCGAGCTCCCCGACTCCGCCCTGCTCGACCCGCGCGGCGCCCGCTGAAATCCACCGCCCAGGACATCCCCATGGCTCGACTGATCGGCGCCTGCCCCAGCTGCGAAAGCCCCATGGTCGTCCGCCGCCTCGAATGCCCCGAGTGCGGCACCGGCGTCGATGGCCACTTCGATGCCGGCCCCCTCGCCCGCCTCAACCGCGAGCAGCTCGCCTTCGTCGAAACGTTCCTCCGCGCCCGCGGCAAGATTAAGGACGTCGAAGAAGAGCTCGGCATCTCCTACCCCACCGTCGTCGCCCGCCTCAACGACGTCCTCGTCGCCCTCGGCTTCGAAGCCGGAGAAGACCCCCGCGACGCCGAGCGCCGCCAGCGCATCCTCGACGAGCTCGCCGCCGGGCGCATCTCCGCAGCCGAGGCCGCCGAACAGCTCCGCGCCCTGGCTTCCCGCGATGGCTGAGCTCGACCCCGAAGTCCAGCGCCTCTTCGACGAAGCCCGCCGCGCCCGCGAGGCCGCCGAGCGCCTCCGCCGCGAAGCAAGGGCCGAGGCCGAACGTCTCAAGGCCGAGGCGCGCCGCGCCCGCGAAGAGGCCCGCCGTCAGCGCGAGGCCGCCCGCGCCGAACGCCGCGGCGCCGCCGACCCCGCCGATGACGCCGGCGCGGCCCGTGTCGAGCGCCCCCTCCCGCCGCTCGAGGGCATCAGCCGTCTCGAAATCGACAACACCGCCGGCAAGCTCACCGTCCGCACCTGCCTCGAGGGCGAAACGCCCGCCGTCGCCGCTGCAGCCAGCCGCTCCGCCCCCGAGGTCGCCATCGAACGTGACGGCGATACCCTCCGCATCCACGTCCGCGTCGCCCGCGGTTGGCTCTTCCGCCGGCGCCAGGGCGCCACCGCCCTGGTCCGCCTCCCGGCCCGCCCGTTCCGTGCGCTCCGAATCGCCAACGGCTACGGGGAGATCGAGGCCGCCGGCCTGGCCGCCGAAACCATCCGCCTCAGCACCGGCGCCGGGACCGTCACCGCCGTCCAGCTCACCGGCGACCTCGACGTCAGCGCAGGCGCCGGCCGTATCAGCATCCTCGCCCACGAGGGCATCGCCAGCGCCCAGTCCGGCACCGGCGATATCACCCTCGACCTCGCGGCCGTCCGCCCCGGCCGGTACCGCGTCGATGTCGGCCTCGGCCGCGCCGAGGTCCGCATCCCGCCCGGCGCTGCGGTCGAAATCCGCGCTGCCTCCGGCCTCGGCAAGTCCGCCATCGAGGTGCCGTCCGTCCCGGGCGCACCCGCCATCATCAGCGTCAACAGCGGCATCGGCGAGGCCGCCGTCCGCTGGCGCGTCCCCGGCGAACCCCCTCCCGCGCGGCCCTCCCGCCCCGGCCCCCCCGCTCGCGCCGCCGACCGCCGCCGCGAAGCCGAAGAACTCCGCGTCCTCCAGCTCCTCGAACAGGGCCGCATCACGCCCCAGGAGGCCGCCGACCTCATCGCCGCGCTCCGCGGCGCCCCCGGCCCGGCCTTCCCCGGCGAGCCCCCGGGCGCCTAGAGCCCGGGGATGTGTTCGTGCCGCCCCAGGTAGCCGAGCTCCGTCGCCCGCCGCGCCAGCTCCTCCCGGAACTTCGGGTGCGCAATCTCGATCAGCATCCGCGCCCGCTCCCGGATCGTCCGCCCGTGCAGGTTCCGCGCCCCGTACTCCGTCACCACCCAGTGCACATCCCCGCGCGTCGTCACCACCCCGCTCGCCGGCGCCAGCTCCGGGCAGATACGCGACACCGTCCCGCCCTTCGCCGTCGAGGGCAGCGCGATGATGGGCACCCCGCCCTTCGACCGCGCCG
It encodes:
- a CDS encoding SHOCT-like domain-containing protein, yielding MAELDPEVQRLFDEARRAREAAERLRREARAEAERLKAEARRAREEARRQREAARAERRGAADPADDAGAARVERPLPPLEGISRLEIDNTAGKLTVRTCLEGETPAVAAAASRSAPEVAIERDGDTLRIHVRVARGWLFRRRQGATALVRLPARPFRALRIANGYGEIEAAGLAAETIRLSTGAGTVTAVQLTGDLDVSAGAGRISILAHEGIASAQSGTGDITLDLAAVRPGRYRVDVGLGRAEVRIPPGAAVEIRAASGLGKSAIEVPSVPGAPAIISVNSGIGEAAVRWRVPGEPPPARPSRPGPPARAADRRREAEELRVLQLLEQGRITPQEAADLIAALRGAPGPAFPGEPPGA
- a CDS encoding DUF2089 domain-containing protein — protein: MARLIGACPSCESPMVVRRLECPECGTGVDGHFDAGPLARLNREQLAFVETFLRARGKIKDVEEELGISYPTVVARLNDVLVALGFEAGEDPRDAERRQRILDELAAGRISAAEAAEQLRALASRDG